A genomic region of Pseudomonas frederiksbergensis contains the following coding sequences:
- a CDS encoding ATP-binding cassette domain-containing protein gives MIRLQNLTLQRGPQRLLEDAELTLHAGHKAGLIGANGAGKSSLFALLRGELHPDSGDCFLPADWRIAHMRQEVDTLERLAVDYVLDGDLRLRQVQQDLAAAEAAHDGAAQARLHAELDSADGYTADARARKLLAGLGFTNEQMDRQVGDFSGGWRMRLNLAQALMCPSDLLLLDEPTNHLDLDAIIWLEEWLKNYPGTLLLISHDRDFLDAVVDHVAHVDQRKITLYRGGYSAFERARAERLAQQQQAYEKQQAQRAHMESYIARFKAQATKARQAQSRIKALERMEELSAAHVDSPFDFVFRESVKISSPLIDLSDARLGYGERAVLEKVKLQLTPGARIGLLGPNGAGKSTLIKNLAGELEPLSGRLTRGENTVVGYFAQHQLDSLDSKASPLLHLQRLAPTEREQTLRDFLGGFDFRGARIDEPVLNFSGGEKARLALALIAWGRPNLLLLDEPTNHLDLEMRLALTMALQEFSGAVLVVSHDRHLLKSTTDNFFLVADGKVEEFDGDLEDYARWLVDYRQRNAPVNNSPVNPDKTDKKAQRQAAAALRQQLAPHKREADKLEAELGKLHEKLAKIETSLGDSAVYEAARKDELRDLLAEQARLKVREAELEETWMEALELLESMQAELEALS, from the coding sequence ATGATTCGACTTCAGAACCTGACTTTACAACGTGGCCCGCAACGTCTGCTAGAAGACGCCGAGCTGACCCTGCACGCCGGTCACAAAGCCGGCCTGATCGGTGCCAACGGCGCCGGCAAATCCAGCCTGTTCGCCTTGTTGCGGGGTGAGCTTCACCCGGACTCGGGCGACTGCTTCCTGCCGGCCGATTGGCGTATCGCCCATATGCGTCAGGAGGTCGACACGCTCGAGCGCCTGGCGGTCGACTACGTGCTCGATGGCGACTTGCGCCTGCGTCAGGTGCAACAAGACCTGGCAGCGGCCGAAGCGGCCCATGACGGTGCCGCTCAGGCGCGCCTGCACGCAGAACTCGACAGCGCCGACGGGTACACCGCCGACGCCCGGGCGCGCAAGCTGCTCGCAGGCCTTGGGTTCACTAACGAACAGATGGATCGTCAGGTCGGGGATTTCTCCGGTGGCTGGCGGATGCGTCTGAACCTGGCACAGGCGCTGATGTGCCCGTCGGACCTGTTGTTGCTTGACGAACCGACCAACCACTTGGACCTCGACGCCATTATCTGGCTGGAGGAGTGGCTCAAGAACTACCCCGGCACCTTGCTGCTGATTTCCCACGACCGCGACTTCCTCGACGCCGTGGTCGATCACGTGGCTCACGTCGATCAGCGCAAGATCACGCTCTATCGCGGTGGCTACTCGGCGTTCGAACGTGCCCGTGCCGAACGTCTGGCCCAGCAACAACAGGCTTACGAGAAGCAACAGGCGCAACGTGCGCACATGGAAAGCTACATCGCCCGCTTCAAGGCCCAGGCCACCAAGGCCCGACAGGCCCAGAGCCGGATCAAGGCGCTGGAGCGGATGGAAGAGTTGTCCGCCGCCCACGTCGATTCGCCGTTCGACTTCGTCTTCCGCGAGTCGGTGAAAATTTCCAGCCCGTTGATTGATCTCTCCGACGCCCGACTGGGTTACGGCGAGCGAGCTGTGCTGGAGAAGGTCAAGCTGCAACTGACCCCCGGCGCGCGGATCGGATTGCTCGGCCCCAACGGTGCCGGTAAATCGACCCTGATCAAAAACCTTGCCGGTGAACTCGAGCCGTTGTCCGGCCGGTTGACCCGTGGCGAGAACACGGTGGTGGGCTACTTTGCCCAGCATCAGCTGGACTCGCTGGACTCTAAGGCCAGCCCGTTGCTGCACTTGCAACGTCTGGCGCCGACCGAACGTGAACAGACCCTGCGCGACTTCCTGGGTGGTTTCGACTTCCGCGGTGCGCGGATCGACGAACCGGTGCTGAACTTCTCCGGTGGTGAAAAGGCCCGTCTGGCGCTGGCGTTGATCGCCTGGGGCCGGCCGAACCTGTTGCTGCTCGACGAACCGACCAACCACCTGGACCTGGAAATGCGCCTGGCGCTGACCATGGCCCTGCAGGAATTCAGTGGTGCAGTACTGGTGGTCTCCCACGATCGTCATCTGCTTAAAAGCACCACGGATAATTTCTTCCTGGTGGCCGATGGCAAGGTCGAGGAGTTCGATGGCGATCTGGAAGACTACGCCCGTTGGCTGGTCGATTATCGCCAGCGCAATGCGCCGGTGAACAACTCGCCGGTCAACCCGGACAAGACCGACAAGAAAGCCCAGCGTCAGGCCGCTGCTGCGTTGCGTCAGCAACTGGCACCGCACAAGCGCGAAGCCGACAAGCTCGAAGCCGAGTTGGGCAAGTTGCACGAGAAGCTGGCGAAGATCGAAACCAGCCTCGGCGACAGCGCCGTCTACGAAGCCGCCCGCAAGGATGAGCTGCGTGATCTACTGGCCGAACAGGCCAGGTTGAAAGTTCGCGAAGCCGAGCTTGAAGAAACCTGGATGGAAGCCCTGGAGCTGCTCGAAAGCATGCAGGCGGAGCTGGAGGCGCTGTCCTGA
- a CDS encoding AlgP family protein has protein sequence MSANKKPVNTPLHLLQQLSGSLLEHLENACSQALADAEKLLAKLEKQRGKAQEKLHKSRTKLQDAAAAGKAKAQAKAKDAVQELEGLLDALKDRQSETRGYILQLKRDAQESLKLAQGIGRVKEAVGKALTLRSAKPATAASTAKKPAAKSVAAKAPAKAPAKAAAKPAVAKTTAAKPAAKTAAVKPAAKPAAKPVAAKPAAKPATAKAPAKPAAKPAVAAKPATSSAAKPAVAKPVAAKPAAKPAVKKPVVAKPAAAKPAAAKPATAPAAAKPATSAPAASPAPAASTPSASPVPAAASTTKTLTSAS, from the coding sequence ATGTCGGCCAATAAGAAGCCTGTAAATACTCCGTTGCATTTACTCCAACAGCTCTCGGGCAGCTTGCTCGAGCATTTGGAAAACGCTTGTTCCCAAGCCTTGGCTGATGCTGAAAAGCTGCTCGCCAAACTGGAAAAACAGCGCGGAAAAGCGCAGGAAAAATTGCACAAATCCCGCACTAAATTGCAGGACGCTGCGGCGGCCGGCAAAGCCAAGGCACAAGCCAAGGCCAAGGATGCGGTACAAGAACTTGAAGGCCTGCTCGATGCGCTCAAGGATCGCCAGTCCGAGACGCGTGGCTACATTCTGCAACTCAAGCGCGATGCCCAGGAAAGCCTGAAACTGGCCCAGGGTATTGGTCGTGTGAAAGAAGCTGTCGGCAAAGCGCTGACCCTGCGTTCGGCCAAGCCAGCCACCGCTGCTTCCACCGCGAAAAAACCCGCTGCCAAATCGGTAGCCGCCAAGGCACCGGCCAAGGCTCCAGCGAAAGCAGCCGCCAAACCTGCAGTAGCGAAAACCACTGCGGCAAAACCAGCAGCAAAAACCGCAGCGGTCAAACCGGCTGCCAAGCCAGCCGCTAAACCGGTTGCTGCAAAACCTGCCGCCAAACCTGCAACTGCCAAAGCGCCGGCCAAGCCTGCCGCTAAACCAGCCGTCGCTGCCAAGCCTGCAACGTCCAGCGCTGCCAAACCTGCTGTTGCCAAGCCGGTTGCTGCGAAACCAGCAGCCAAGCCGGCGGTGAAAAAGCCAGTCGTGGCCAAACCTGCTGCCGCTAAACCAGCAGCTGCAAAACCGGCAACCGCACCAGCGGCTGCCAAGCCTGCGACATCTGCACCGGCGGCTTCACCTGCTCCGGCCGCGAGCACACCATCCGCTTCACCTGTACCGGCGGCTGCAAGCACTACCAAAACCCTGACCAGCGCTTCCTAA
- the rhtB gene encoding homoserine/homoserine lactone efflux protein → MVLETWLAFFAACWVISLSPGAGAIASMSCGLQYGFWRGYWNALGLQLGLAMQIAIVAAGVGAILATSATAFYAIKWFGVAYLVYLAVKQWRALPSNMSDDAAIRQIGKPLALVFRGFLVNVSNPKALVFMLAVLPQFIDPHAPLVAQYLILGVTMICVDLIVMAGYTGLASRVLRLLRTPKQQRRMNRTFAGLFMGAAGLLATIRRAAV, encoded by the coding sequence ATGGTGCTTGAGACATGGCTGGCGTTTTTTGCCGCCTGTTGGGTGATCAGTCTTTCCCCGGGTGCCGGCGCCATTGCGTCGATGTCCTGCGGTTTGCAGTACGGTTTTTGGCGCGGCTACTGGAACGCCCTTGGCCTGCAACTGGGTCTGGCCATGCAGATTGCGATTGTCGCCGCCGGTGTGGGCGCAATCCTCGCCACGTCGGCCACGGCTTTCTACGCGATCAAATGGTTTGGCGTGGCTTACCTGGTGTATCTGGCGGTCAAGCAATGGCGCGCACTGCCCAGCAACATGAGCGATGACGCGGCCATTCGGCAGATTGGCAAACCGCTGGCGTTGGTATTTCGCGGTTTCCTGGTGAATGTCAGCAACCCCAAGGCGCTGGTGTTCATGCTTGCGGTGCTGCCGCAGTTCATTGACCCGCATGCGCCGCTGGTGGCGCAGTACCTGATCCTTGGCGTAACCATGATCTGCGTTGACCTGATCGTGATGGCCGGCTACACCGGCCTCGCTTCCAGGGTGCTGCGACTGCTGCGCACACCCAAGCAACAACGACGGATGAACCGTACGTTTGCCGGACTGTTCATGGGGGCTGCCGGGTTGCTGGCGACCATTCGTAGAGCCGCGGTGTAA
- a CDS encoding TIGR02444 family protein: protein MSSDLWSFSLTLYTRPGVEDACLKLQAAGANVCLLLCAAWLGQRGVRCNAQRLQHLQHLAGPWHAQVVQPLRQLRTQWKAAALDDEVLNALRAQVKALELEAERQLLLRLENAAQAWPEGQAKDLAVWLEGLAASAANLNRDALHQLRVAVTGT from the coding sequence ATGTCCTCTGACCTGTGGAGCTTTTCCCTTACCCTCTACACCCGACCGGGTGTTGAAGACGCCTGCCTGAAACTGCAAGCAGCCGGGGCCAACGTTTGCCTGCTGTTGTGCGCGGCCTGGCTCGGACAGCGCGGCGTGAGATGCAATGCGCAACGCCTGCAACACCTCCAGCACCTGGCCGGGCCGTGGCATGCACAAGTCGTGCAACCGCTTCGACAACTGCGTACGCAATGGAAGGCCGCGGCCCTCGACGACGAGGTACTGAACGCGCTACGAGCGCAAGTCAAAGCTCTGGAGCTGGAAGCGGAGCGGCAACTGTTGTTGCGCCTGGAGAATGCAGCGCAAGCATGGCCGGAGGGTCAAGCCAAAGATCTGGCCGTGTGGCTGGAAGGATTGGCGGCGAGCGCCGCCAACCTGAACCGCGACGCGCTGCATCAACTGCGCGTCGCGGTGACTGGCACTTAG
- a CDS encoding FKBP-type peptidyl-prolyl cis-trans isomerase, with the protein MSRYLFLPLCVFFSLAHAAEKTTETDAHDLAYSLGASLGERLRLEAPDLQIQALVEGLQQAYQGKPLALKDQQIEQILAEHEAQMAEQPAIPQSEVALDKEQRFLTAEKAKPGVRELADGILLTELVAGNGAKAGPNGKVQVRYIGKLPDGTVFDQNSQAQWFSLDSVISGWRSALQQMPVGAKWRLVIPSAQAYGADGAGDLIAPFTPLVFEIELLGATG; encoded by the coding sequence ATGTCGCGTTACCTTTTTTTACCTTTGTGCGTGTTTTTTTCGTTGGCTCACGCCGCTGAAAAAACCACGGAAACTGACGCCCATGATCTTGCCTACAGCCTCGGTGCAAGCCTGGGTGAACGTCTGCGTCTGGAGGCCCCCGATCTGCAAATTCAAGCATTGGTGGAAGGCTTGCAACAAGCCTATCAAGGCAAGCCACTGGCGCTGAAGGATCAGCAAATCGAGCAGATTCTGGCCGAGCACGAAGCGCAAATGGCCGAGCAGCCTGCCATACCGCAAAGCGAAGTTGCCCTGGACAAGGAGCAACGCTTCCTGACGGCCGAGAAGGCAAAACCCGGGGTTCGCGAATTGGCGGATGGCATCCTGCTGACCGAACTGGTTGCGGGCAACGGCGCCAAGGCCGGGCCCAATGGCAAGGTGCAGGTTCGCTACATTGGCAAGCTGCCCGACGGCACGGTGTTCGATCAGAACAGTCAGGCGCAATGGTTCAGCCTCGACAGCGTGATCAGTGGCTGGCGCAGTGCGTTGCAACAGATGCCGGTGGGTGCGAAATGGCGCCTGGTGATTCCATCCGCGCAAGCCTATGGTGCCGATGGCGCAGGGGACCTGATTGCACCGTTCACACCTCTGGTGTTTGAAATCGAACTGCTCGGCGCGACTGGCTGA
- the lpoB gene encoding penicillin-binding protein activator LpoB has translation MFVRFSFLAVVALLASGCANNSPVLGGKNIGYGDSKAVELVTNEFGSTDLQMIAESMTRSLAQSGILQGRPVVQVYDVKNKTSEYIDTREITTSIKTQLMKSGTARFASDNTAMQSQVDQLKLQNQSGLYKKGTVAKTGNMVAAKYRLEGSISSIVKRSSDYKDVFYKFSLQLIDVESGLAEWMDEKEIRKTTER, from the coding sequence ATGTTTGTACGCTTTTCATTCCTCGCCGTGGTCGCCCTTCTGGCCAGCGGCTGCGCCAACAACTCGCCGGTTCTGGGCGGGAAAAACATCGGCTACGGCGATAGCAAAGCTGTTGAGCTGGTGACCAACGAGTTCGGCTCCACTGACCTGCAAATGATCGCGGAGTCCATGACCCGCTCCCTGGCCCAGTCCGGCATCTTGCAGGGCCGCCCGGTCGTGCAGGTCTACGACGTGAAGAACAAGACCAGCGAATACATCGATACCCGTGAAATCACCACCAGCATCAAGACTCAGCTGATGAAGTCCGGCACCGCCCGTTTCGCCAGCGACAACACCGCGATGCAGAGCCAGGTCGACCAGCTCAAGCTGCAAAACCAGAGCGGCCTGTACAAGAAAGGCACCGTGGCCAAGACCGGCAACATGGTCGCTGCCAAATACCGTCTTGAAGGTTCGATCAGCTCGATCGTCAAGCGCAGCAGCGATTACAAGGACGTTTTCTACAAATTCAGCCTGCAACTGATCGACGTTGAAAGCGGTCTGGCCGAGTGGATGGACGAAAAAGAGATCCGCAAAACCACGGAGCGTTAA
- a CDS encoding Rsd/AlgQ family anti-sigma factor — protein sequence MLESCQNAQERWGGVHLLIDRWLQERHELVRAYDALGAKPEALGENRKPLQEFCGVLVDYVSAGHFEIYEQLTGEAKAFGDTRGLELAETIYPRIDVITEKLLAFNDLCDEGKCVAEKFQELGGLLHERFELEDCLIEVLHTAHKEETPEQA from the coding sequence ATGCTCGAAAGTTGTCAGAATGCTCAGGAACGCTGGGGTGGAGTGCATCTGCTGATCGATCGTTGGTTGCAGGAGCGTCACGAACTGGTTCGAGCCTATGATGCTCTCGGCGCCAAGCCTGAGGCTCTGGGCGAAAACCGAAAGCCGTTGCAGGAGTTCTGTGGTGTCCTGGTCGATTACGTCTCTGCCGGCCACTTCGAAATCTACGAACAGCTGACGGGCGAAGCCAAGGCGTTCGGTGACACGCGCGGGCTTGAATTGGCCGAAACCATTTACCCGCGTATCGACGTGATCACCGAGAAGCTGCTGGCTTTCAACGATCTCTGCGATGAAGGCAAGTGCGTTGCGGAGAAATTCCAGGAGCTCGGTGGCCTGTTGCACGAGCGCTTTGAACTGGAAGATTGCCTGATCGAAGTGCTGCACACGGCCCACAAGGAAGAAACTCCAGAACAAGCCTGA
- a CDS encoding penicillin-binding protein activator LpoB, translating into MRAWIGIMALACALGAQAAPKIAVTDLAYQERVEQYIHIVSAQSNMQAGMYHASGSSSYNEIEASSSYIEQGELRKFSGDIKGEILKSGMFQLVQGSPYTAKSKEDVYDVIKRIKAGNYKGADYVLFGTLSDIDFTRDITSLANTDSYSAILGLSLVADFSLINTRTFEITSAFTAMGDGQDTKLVNSEDVKVSLNRPRVVRDVSKSLGEDVARQLGEQLGRGAQQQPGQAPLRNNLPQDTAPVILR; encoded by the coding sequence ATGCGTGCATGGATTGGCATCATGGCCCTGGCCTGTGCGCTTGGCGCGCAGGCGGCCCCGAAAATCGCGGTCACCGACCTCGCTTACCAAGAGCGGGTGGAGCAGTACATCCACATCGTCTCCGCGCAGAGCAACATGCAGGCGGGCATGTACCACGCCAGTGGTTCGTCGAGCTACAACGAGATCGAGGCCAGCAGCAGCTACATCGAGCAAGGCGAGCTTCGCAAGTTCAGCGGCGACATCAAGGGCGAGATTCTCAAGTCCGGGATGTTCCAGCTGGTACAGGGCTCGCCATACACTGCCAAGTCCAAGGAAGACGTCTACGACGTGATCAAGCGGATTAAGGCCGGTAACTACAAGGGCGCCGACTATGTGTTGTTCGGCACCTTGTCGGATATCGACTTCACCCGCGACATCACCTCGCTGGCCAACACCGACAGCTATTCGGCGATTCTCGGGCTGAGCCTGGTGGCGGACTTCAGTCTGATCAACACCCGGACGTTTGAAATCACTTCGGCGTTCACCGCCATGGGTGACGGCCAGGACACCAAGCTGGTCAACAGCGAAGACGTCAAAGTTTCGCTGAACCGCCCACGAGTGGTACGTGATGTGTCCAAGTCGCTGGGTGAGGACGTGGCTCGTCAGCTGGGCGAACAACTCGGTCGGGGCGCTCAGCAACAGCCGGGGCAAGCGCCACTGCGCAATAACCTGCCGCAGGATACGGCGCCAGTTATTCTGCGCTGA